From a region of the Streptomyces tirandamycinicus genome:
- a CDS encoding DUF5324 family protein: MTRMDSVRAATDTAKESVLHAAEVVAPYAGTAKDQAAIYAHQARVALEPKVKKAARQARQQARVQYKSHVAPHVPPQVDDAAHRAAAMTRSAARQAADYTAPRLEHAVAVAQPVGQEAVARSAAALAALRGSVTAEDIRKLAKKNERRAKCGRAAKGALVVGAVAAGLFAVWKWWDRQANPDWLVEPPAATEVPDRPLSSVDGNDRSELDPDVQAKQAESDSESDREDRR, from the coding sequence GTGACCCGCATGGACAGCGTGCGCGCCGCGACGGACACGGCCAAGGAGAGCGTGCTGCACGCCGCGGAAGTGGTGGCGCCATACGCCGGCACGGCCAAGGACCAGGCCGCGATCTACGCCCACCAGGCTCGTGTCGCCCTCGAGCCCAAGGTGAAGAAGGCCGCACGCCAGGCGCGTCAGCAGGCCCGAGTCCAGTACAAGTCCCATGTCGCACCGCATGTTCCGCCGCAGGTGGACGACGCGGCGCACCGGGCCGCCGCCATGACCCGGAGTGCCGCACGCCAGGCGGCGGACTACACGGCTCCGCGCCTCGAGCACGCCGTAGCGGTGGCCCAGCCCGTGGGGCAGGAGGCCGTCGCCCGGTCGGCAGCCGCCCTTGCCGCGCTGCGCGGTTCGGTCACGGCCGAGGACATCAGGAAGCTCGCGAAGAAGAATGAGCGGCGTGCGAAGTGCGGTCGCGCCGCGAAGGGGGCGCTGGTCGTCGGCGCCGTCGCCGCGGGGCTGTTCGCCGTGTGGAAGTGGTGGGACAGGCAGGCCAACCCGGACTGGCTGGTGGAGCCTCCCGCCGCGACCGAGGTCCCGGACCGGCCACTGTCGTCGGTCGACGGGAACGATCGATCGGAGCTCGACCCGGACGTTCAGGCCAAGCAGGCGGAGAGCGATTCGGAGTCGGACCGCGAGGACCGTCGCTGA
- a CDS encoding peptidylprolyl isomerase: MAEQLHATLKTNRGDIDIRLLPNHAPKTVKNFVELATGGREWTNPATGKKSTDKLYDGTVFHRVISGFMIQGGDPLGNGTGGPGYEFADEFHPDLAFDRPYLLAMANAGPGTNGSQFFITVAPTAWLTRKHTIFGEVTDEAGRKVVDAIAGAPTNPRTDRPLNDVVIESVVIETRQG; this comes from the coding sequence GTGGCCGAGCAGCTCCACGCCACCCTGAAGACCAACCGCGGCGACATCGACATCCGGCTTCTGCCGAACCACGCGCCGAAGACGGTCAAGAACTTCGTCGAGCTCGCCACGGGTGGGCGGGAGTGGACCAACCCGGCGACCGGGAAGAAGTCCACGGACAAGCTGTACGACGGCACCGTCTTCCACCGGGTGATCAGCGGATTCATGATCCAGGGCGGCGACCCGCTGGGCAACGGCACCGGCGGCCCGGGCTACGAGTTCGCCGACGAGTTCCACCCGGACCTGGCCTTCGACCGGCCGTACCTGCTGGCCATGGCGAACGCGGGACCGGGCACCAACGGCTCGCAGTTCTTCATCACCGTGGCCCCCACCGCCTGGCTGACCCGCAAGCACACGATCTTCGGCGAGGTCACGGACGAGGCCGGCAGGAAGGTCGTGGACGCCATCGCGGGGGCTCCGACGAACCCGCGCACCGACCGCCCGCTGAACGACGTGGTGATCGAGTCCGTCGTGATCGAGACCCGTCAGGGCTGA
- a CDS encoding rhomboid family intramembrane serine protease, producing the protein MDQAPGSPDRPQAAHGLPGCYRHPGRETGISCTRCERPICPECMVSASVGFQCPECVRTGSGTGHAPSASRPRTIAGAELTSGDPRLVTKILLGVNAAVFLAVLADQTLADRLNLIGLAFDPRIREVVGVADGEWYRLLTSVFLHQQVWHIAFNMLGLWWLGGPLEAALGRVRYLALYLLSGLAGSALVYLLAEPNQGALGASGAIWGLLGATAVLLRRLEYDLRPVIALLALNLLFTFTMPGISWEAHVGGLVGGTVIAFGMVHAPRGRRTLVQAGVCAVVLLVSVAAIVLRTQSLLT; encoded by the coding sequence ATGGATCAGGCGCCAGGAAGCCCGGACCGGCCCCAGGCGGCGCACGGGCTGCCGGGCTGCTACCGGCATCCGGGCCGGGAGACCGGCATCAGCTGCACCCGCTGCGAGCGGCCGATCTGTCCCGAGTGCATGGTCAGCGCGTCCGTCGGTTTCCAGTGCCCGGAGTGTGTGCGTACGGGGTCGGGGACCGGGCACGCCCCGTCCGCGAGCCGTCCCCGCACGATCGCGGGAGCCGAACTCACCTCAGGTGATCCGAGGCTCGTCACCAAGATCCTGCTGGGCGTCAACGCCGCGGTGTTCCTCGCGGTGCTCGCCGACCAGACCCTCGCGGACCGGCTCAATCTGATCGGGCTCGCGTTCGACCCCCGGATCCGGGAGGTCGTGGGAGTCGCCGACGGCGAGTGGTACCGCCTGCTGACCTCGGTGTTCCTGCACCAGCAGGTCTGGCACATCGCGTTCAACATGCTGGGGCTGTGGTGGCTCGGCGGCCCGCTCGAGGCGGCACTCGGCCGGGTGCGCTATCTGGCGCTGTATCTGCTGTCCGGACTCGCGGGCAGCGCGCTGGTCTACCTCCTGGCGGAGCCGAACCAGGGTGCGCTCGGTGCCTCCGGGGCGATCTGGGGGCTGCTCGGCGCCACGGCGGTGCTGCTGCGGCGGCTCGAGTACGACCTGCGTCCGGTGATCGCGCTGCTGGCGCTGAATCTCCTCTTCACCTTCACCATGCCCGGCATCTCCTGGGAGGCCCACGTCGGCGGCCTGGTGGGCGGCACGGTGATCGCGTTCGGAATGGTGCACGCCCCTCGCGGGAGGCGGACCCTGGTGCAGGCCGGGGTCTGTGCCGTCGTCCTGCTCGTCTCCGTGGCGGCCATCGTCCTGAGGACCCAGTCGCTGCTCACCTGA
- the crgA gene encoding cell division protein CrgA, with amino-acid sequence MPKSRIRKKADFTPPPSSKQATSIKLTNRSWVAPVMLALFLIGLAWIVVFYVTDGTLPVKSLGNWNIVVGFGFIAGGFAVSTQWK; translated from the coding sequence GTGCCGAAGTCACGTATCCGCAAGAAGGCCGACTTCACGCCTCCGCCGTCCTCGAAGCAGGCGACCAGCATCAAGCTGACCAACCGCAGCTGGGTGGCTCCCGTGATGCTGGCGCTGTTCCTGATCGGACTGGCGTGGATCGTCGTCTTCTACGTCACCGACGGAACGCTTCCCGTGAAGTCGCTCGGGAACTGGAACATCGTGGTCGGCTTCGGCTTCATCGCCGGCGGCTTCGCCGTCTCCACCCAGTGGAAGTAG
- a CDS encoding DUF881 domain-containing protein: MSNSADSPGGPVRRPWWRPVRLLSAAVFALAGMIFVTSFNTAKGTNLRTDDSLLKLSDLIEQRSHENAELDRSTSALRRDVDALARRDDGSTEAEDEKLRALEVAAGTEKLGGRAVSVTLNDAPPNAQAAPGYPEPQANDLVIHQQDLQAVVNALWQGGARGIQVMDQRLISTSAVRCVGNTLILQGRVYSPPYKVTAVGDPDRLRQALTASPAIQNYQLYVKAYGLGWKVDEREAVTLPGYSGTVDLHYAKPAQ; encoded by the coding sequence TTGAGCAATTCCGCCGACTCCCCCGGTGGGCCGGTCCGTCGCCCGTGGTGGCGACCGGTCCGCCTGCTGAGCGCTGCCGTGTTCGCGCTCGCCGGAATGATCTTCGTCACCAGTTTCAACACGGCCAAGGGCACCAACCTCCGGACCGACGACTCGCTGCTGAAGCTCTCCGACCTGATCGAGCAGCGCAGCCACGAGAACGCCGAACTCGACCGGTCCACCTCGGCGCTCCGCAGGGACGTCGACGCACTCGCCAGACGCGACGACGGCTCCACCGAGGCCGAGGACGAGAAGCTCAGGGCGCTGGAGGTGGCCGCGGGAACCGAGAAGCTCGGCGGCCGGGCGGTCTCCGTCACTCTCAATGATGCCCCTCCGAACGCCCAGGCGGCACCCGGCTACCCGGAACCCCAGGCCAACGACCTCGTCATCCACCAGCAGGATCTGCAGGCCGTGGTCAACGCCCTCTGGCAGGGCGGCGCCCGGGGCATCCAGGTCATGGACCAGCGGCTGATCTCCACCAGTGCCGTCCGCTGCGTGGGCAACACGCTGATCCTGCAGGGACGGGTCTACTCGCCGCCGTACAAGGTGACGGCCGTCGGCGACCCGGACCGGCTCAGGCAGGCGCTGACCGCCTCCCCCGCGATCCAGAACTACCAGCTGTACGTGAAGGCGTACGGGCTGGGCTGGAAAGTCGACGAGCGCGAGGCGGTGACTCTCCCGGGCTACTCGGGCACAGTGGATCTCCACTACGCCAAGCCCGCCCAGTAG
- a CDS encoding class E sortase: protein MSVRLIVRTLSEICITIGAVIVLFVAYVLFWTGVTAEGATDGEIVRLQEEWARQPVATSPGPEQTGPGAPPAPPPDPAPRTAKPYASGRPFAVMYVPRFGTGWAWPVLEGTGAATLRKGLGHYAGSARLGATGNFSVAGHRRTHGDPFKDFPRLRPGDAVVLNDGTRWFTYRIRNKPYRTVPGDVGVVAPVPVKSGFDGPGRYLTLTTCDPEWGSSHRLVVWAHLDATQPVTRGEPEAFHS from the coding sequence GTGTCGGTGCGACTGATCGTCCGGACACTCAGTGAGATCTGCATCACCATCGGCGCCGTGATCGTCCTGTTCGTGGCGTACGTGCTGTTCTGGACCGGCGTGACGGCCGAGGGCGCGACGGACGGCGAGATCGTCCGCCTCCAGGAGGAGTGGGCCCGGCAGCCGGTGGCGACCTCGCCCGGACCGGAGCAGACCGGTCCCGGAGCCCCGCCCGCGCCCCCACCGGACCCGGCTCCGCGGACGGCGAAGCCGTATGCGAGCGGCAGGCCCTTCGCGGTCATGTACGTCCCGCGCTTCGGCACGGGCTGGGCCTGGCCGGTGCTGGAGGGCACCGGGGCGGCGACGCTGAGGAAGGGGCTCGGGCACTACGCGGGCAGCGCCCGGCTCGGCGCGACGGGGAACTTCTCGGTGGCCGGACACCGCCGCACCCACGGGGATCCGTTCAAGGACTTCCCGCGGCTGCGCCCCGGGGACGCCGTCGTCCTCAACGACGGGACGAGATGGTTCACCTACCGGATACGGAACAAGCCGTACCGGACCGTGCCCGGCGACGTGGGGGTCGTCGCCCCGGTACCGGTGAAGTCAGGGTTCGACGGGCCGGGCCGCTATCTGACCCTCACCACCTGCGATCCGGAGTGGGGCAGCAGCCACCGGCTGGTCGTGTGGGCGCACCTCGACGCCACTCAGCCGGTGACCCGCGGCGAACCGGAAGCTTTCCACAGCTGA
- a CDS encoding aminodeoxychorismate/anthranilate synthase component II, with translation MSARILVVDNYDSFVFNLVQYLYQLGAQCEVVRNDQVSTAHAQDGFDGVLLSPGPGAPEQAGVCIDMVRHCAATGVPVFGVCLGMQAMAVAYGGVVDRAPELLHGKTSLVRHEGKGVFAGLPSPFTATRYHSLAAEPATVPDELEVTARTQDGIIMGLRHRRQPVEGVQFHPESVLTEHGHLMLANWLAECGDTGAVGRSAGLAPVVGKALA, from the coding sequence GTGAGCGCGCGGATTCTCGTCGTCGACAACTACGACAGCTTCGTCTTCAACCTCGTCCAGTACCTGTACCAGCTGGGCGCGCAGTGCGAGGTCGTGCGCAACGACCAGGTGTCCACGGCCCATGCCCAGGACGGCTTCGACGGGGTGCTGCTGTCGCCGGGACCGGGCGCGCCCGAACAGGCCGGGGTGTGCATCGACATGGTCCGTCACTGCGCCGCCACCGGCGTGCCCGTCTTCGGAGTCTGCCTCGGCATGCAGGCGATGGCCGTGGCCTACGGAGGGGTGGTCGACCGGGCGCCCGAGCTGCTCCACGGCAAGACCTCGCTCGTACGGCACGAGGGGAAGGGCGTGTTCGCCGGGCTGCCCTCTCCCTTCACGGCCACCCGCTACCACTCGCTGGCGGCGGAGCCGGCGACCGTGCCGGACGAGCTCGAGGTCACGGCCCGTACGCAGGACGGCATCATCATGGGCCTGCGCCATCGGCGGCAGCCGGTGGAGGGTGTGCAGTTCCACCCCGAGTCCGTGCTCACGGAGCACGGCCATCTGATGCTGGCCAACTGGCTGGCCGAATGCGGCGACACGGGCGCGGTGGGCCGATCGGCGGGGCTCGCGCCGGTGGTGGGCAAGGCCCTGGCGTGA
- a CDS encoding class E sortase: MSGEGGPPWYRAPEVPGQREPQQSAPQEWPGDGQYPAAAYQEDWYGQQAYPEAGERSQDRARHPTGTVADSGYPARPDRGADHPTAAVPSPFFPSGEFFPPDDDPGAGPRTPGTGPSEPGLPTGGRAERRKAAKARGRGRRRRAPSAPPPTPRPSETGAPLSRVEARRAARAAKDSPAVIASRAFGELFITIGVLMLLFVTYQLWWTNILAGQQANAAASKIQDEWAKGRAPGAFEPGQGFAIMHIPKLDVVVPIAEGIDKHRVLDRGMVGHYAEGRLKTAMPEDRQGNFAVAGHRNTHGEPFRYINRLTQGDPIVVETQDTYYTYEMRSILPQTAPSNIGVIAPVPAGSGFTGPGRYITLTTCTPEFTSTYRMIVWGKMVDERPRSKGKPDALVG, translated from the coding sequence GTGAGCGGCGAGGGGGGACCGCCGTGGTACCGCGCTCCGGAGGTTCCCGGACAGCGCGAGCCCCAGCAGTCCGCGCCGCAGGAGTGGCCCGGCGACGGCCAGTACCCCGCAGCGGCGTACCAGGAGGACTGGTACGGACAGCAGGCGTACCCCGAGGCGGGGGAGCGGTCCCAGGACCGGGCCCGCCACCCGACCGGGACCGTGGCGGACTCCGGGTACCCGGCTCGACCGGACCGGGGAGCGGACCATCCCACCGCGGCCGTGCCCTCGCCGTTCTTCCCTTCCGGGGAGTTCTTCCCGCCCGATGACGACCCGGGTGCGGGACCACGGACGCCCGGCACCGGCCCGTCGGAACCAGGGCTGCCCACCGGGGGCCGCGCCGAGCGCCGCAAGGCGGCCAAGGCGCGGGGACGGGGCCGCAGGCGCCGGGCACCGAGCGCCCCGCCCCCGACGCCGAGGCCCTCGGAGACGGGCGCTCCGCTCTCCCGCGTGGAGGCGCGACGGGCTGCCCGGGCGGCCAAGGACAGCCCGGCCGTGATCGCCAGCCGCGCGTTCGGTGAGCTGTTCATCACCATCGGCGTGCTGATGCTGCTGTTCGTCACGTACCAGCTGTGGTGGACCAACATCCTGGCCGGCCAGCAGGCCAACGCCGCGGCGAGCAAGATCCAGGACGAGTGGGCGAAGGGCCGGGCCCCCGGCGCGTTCGAGCCGGGCCAGGGGTTCGCCATCATGCACATCCCCAAGCTCGACGTCGTCGTGCCGATCGCCGAGGGCATCGACAAGCACCGGGTGCTGGACCGCGGGATGGTCGGCCACTACGCCGAGGGCAGGCTCAAGACGGCGATGCCCGAGGACCGGCAGGGCAACTTCGCGGTCGCCGGGCACCGCAACACCCACGGCGAACCGTTCCGGTACATCAACCGGCTCACGCAGGGCGACCCGATCGTCGTCGAGACCCAGGACACGTACTACACGTACGAGATGCGGAGCATCCTGCCGCAGACCGCGCCGTCGAACATCGGGGTGATCGCCCCCGTGCCGGCCGGCTCCGGCTTCACCGGGCCCGGCCGGTACATCACGCTGACCACGTGCACACCCGAGTTCACGAGTACGTACCGCATGATCGTGTGGGGCAAGATGGTGGACGAACGTCCGCGCAGCAAGGGCAAGCCGGACGCGCTCGTCGGCTGA
- a CDS encoding class E sortase, producing MARARSRIAGVISVFGELLITAGLVLALFVAYSLWWTNVLADREAAEQGERVRDRWAGGPGALDTKDGIGFLHVPAMDDGEILVREGTDPRTLNHGVAGYYVDPIKSALPSDKQGNFTLAAHRDGHGARFHNIHKIKTGDSIVFETVDTWYVYKVFNDLKETSKYNVDVLQPVPKESGRTKPGRYITLTTCTPIYTSDYRYIVWGELERTEKVDRDRTPPAELRQS from the coding sequence GTGGCACGTGCGCGCAGCCGGATCGCCGGCGTCATCAGTGTCTTCGGCGAGCTGCTGATCACCGCGGGGCTGGTGCTGGCCCTCTTCGTCGCCTACTCGCTGTGGTGGACGAACGTCCTCGCCGACCGCGAGGCCGCGGAGCAGGGCGAGCGCGTCCGCGACCGCTGGGCCGGGGGGCCCGGCGCGCTGGACACCAAGGACGGCATCGGCTTCCTGCACGTTCCCGCCATGGACGACGGCGAGATCCTGGTCAGGGAGGGCACCGATCCCAGGACCCTCAACCACGGGGTGGCGGGCTACTACGTCGACCCCATCAAGTCGGCGCTGCCGTCCGACAAGCAGGGCAACTTCACGCTGGCCGCGCACCGGGACGGCCACGGCGCCAGGTTCCACAACATCCACAAGATCAAGACGGGTGACTCGATCGTCTTCGAGACCGTCGACACCTGGTACGTCTACAAGGTCTTCAACGACCTCAAGGAGACCTCCAAGTACAACGTGGACGTGCTCCAGCCCGTCCCGAAGGAGTCGGGCAGGACGAAGCCCGGCCGCTACATCACGCTGACGACCTGCACGCCCATCTACACCTCGGACTACCGCTACATCGTGTGGGGCGAGCTGGAGCGCACGGAGAAGGTCGACCGGGACCGCACACCGCCGGCGGAACTGCGGCAGTCGTGA
- the pknB gene encoding Stk1 family PASTA domain-containing Ser/Thr kinase encodes MEEPRRLGGRYELGSVLGRGGMAEVYLAHDTRLGRTVAVKTLRVDLARDPSFQARFRREAQSAASLNHPAIVAVYDTGEDYVDGVSIPYIVMEYVDGSTLRELLHSGRKLLPERTLEMTIGILQALEYSHRNGIVHRDIKPANVMLTRTGQVKVMDFGIARAMGDAGMTMTQTAAVIGTAQYLSPEQAKGEQVDARSDLYSTGCLLYELLTVRPPFVGDSPVAVAYQHVREEPQAPSVFDPEITPEMDAIVLKALVKDPDYRYQSADEMRADIEACLDGQPVAATAAMGAVGYGGAYGSQQGRGGEQPTAAMRQSDPGGQTSMLPPMNPDDGGFGGYDDRPDRRRQKKSNTSTILLVVAGILVLLGAILIGKAVFGENAGGGKVDVPKLVGKTFEEAKQLGANAKVEVVQSDTARCDQPKGSVCSQTPDSGLMDQGDTVQVVVSEGAPLVKVPDVTKDSEEDAVKELKDKGFEVETESVESDQEAGTVVEQDPEGGTRVEKGETVTLKVAKQATKPVPDVVGQQFDQANQQLTTLGYTVVRQDVDGAEPAGQIIAQDPTAGSREPKGITITLKVSKGPQTPQVQMPEVRNRTVGEAKAILQQAGYTNIQVQGDQNDNARVIQQSPQPGTQGDPAQTQVVLLAIPGGDGDNRGGGNGGGGFIGGRDD; translated from the coding sequence ATGGAAGAGCCGCGTCGCCTCGGCGGCCGGTACGAGCTGGGCTCGGTGCTCGGCCGTGGTGGCATGGCCGAGGTCTACCTCGCCCACGACACCAGACTCGGTCGCACCGTTGCCGTGAAGACGCTGCGGGTCGACCTCGCCCGTGACCCGTCCTTCCAAGCCCGGTTCCGCCGTGAGGCCCAGTCGGCCGCCTCGCTGAATCACCCTGCGATCGTCGCCGTGTACGACACCGGCGAGGACTACGTGGACGGCGTCTCCATCCCGTACATCGTGATGGAGTACGTGGACGGCTCCACGCTCAGAGAGCTGCTGCACTCCGGACGGAAGCTGCTGCCCGAGCGCACGCTCGAGATGACCATCGGCATCCTCCAGGCCCTCGAGTACTCGCACCGCAACGGCATCGTGCACCGCGACATCAAGCCGGCGAACGTCATGCTGACGCGCACCGGCCAGGTCAAGGTGATGGACTTCGGCATCGCCCGCGCCATGGGCGACGCGGGCATGACCATGACCCAGACCGCGGCCGTGATCGGCACCGCCCAGTACCTCTCCCCGGAGCAGGCCAAGGGCGAGCAGGTGGACGCCCGGTCCGACCTGTACTCCACCGGCTGCCTGCTCTACGAGCTGCTGACGGTACGGCCGCCGTTCGTCGGGGACTCCCCCGTGGCGGTCGCCTACCAGCACGTCCGGGAGGAGCCGCAGGCGCCGAGCGTCTTCGACCCCGAGATCACGCCCGAGATGGACGCGATCGTCCTGAAGGCCCTGGTCAAGGACCCGGACTACCGCTACCAGTCCGCCGACGAGATGCGGGCCGACATCGAGGCGTGCCTCGACGGCCAGCCGGTCGCGGCGACGGCCGCGATGGGTGCCGTCGGCTACGGCGGCGCATACGGCTCGCAGCAGGGGCGCGGCGGCGAGCAGCCGACGGCCGCGATGCGCCAGTCGGACCCGGGCGGCCAGACGTCGATGCTGCCGCCCATGAATCCGGACGACGGCGGATTCGGCGGGTACGACGACCGCCCGGACCGCCGGCGCCAGAAGAAGTCCAACACCTCCACCATCCTGCTCGTCGTCGCGGGCATCCTGGTGCTTCTCGGCGCGATCCTGATCGGCAAGGCGGTGTTCGGGGAGAACGCCGGCGGCGGCAAGGTCGACGTGCCGAAACTGGTCGGCAAGACGTTCGAGGAGGCCAAGCAGCTCGGCGCGAACGCCAAGGTCGAGGTGGTCCAGTCCGACACGGCTCGCTGCGACCAGCCCAAGGGCAGCGTCTGCAGCCAGACGCCGGACAGCGGCCTGATGGACCAGGGCGACACCGTCCAGGTGGTCGTCTCCGAGGGGGCCCCGCTGGTCAAGGTCCCCGATGTCACGAAGGACTCCGAAGAGGACGCCGTCAAGGAGCTGAAGGACAAGGGCTTCGAGGTCGAGACCGAGTCGGTGGAGTCCGACCAGGAGGCCGGCACGGTGGTCGAGCAGGACCCCGAGGGCGGCACCCGGGTGGAGAAGGGCGAGACCGTCACCCTGAAGGTCGCCAAGCAGGCCACCAAGCCCGTGCCGGACGTGGTGGGCCAGCAGTTCGACCAGGCCAACCAGCAGCTGACGACCCTCGGGTACACGGTCGTGCGGCAGGACGTCGACGGCGCCGAGCCGGCGGGGCAGATCATCGCGCAGGACCCGACCGCGGGGTCCAGGGAGCCCAAGGGCATCACGATCACCCTGAAGGTCTCCAAGGGCCCGCAGACGCCGCAGGTCCAGATGCCCGAGGTACGCAACCGCACCGTGGGCGAAGCCAAGGCCATCCTGCAGCAGGCCGGCTACACCAACATCCAGGTGCAGGGCGACCAGAACGACAACGCCCGGGTGATCCAGCAGAGCCCGCAGCCCGGCACCCAGGGAGACCCCGCCCAGACCCAGGTCGTGCTGCTCGCCATCCCCGGCGGTGACGGGGACAACCGCGGAGGCGGCAACGGCGGGGGAGGCTTCATCGGCGGCCGCGACGACTAG
- a CDS encoding peptidoglycan D,D-transpeptidase FtsI family protein encodes MNKPLRRIALFCGILVLALLIRDNWLQYVRADELNTHKLNRRVQIERYAYERGNIIVDGKPITGSVETKGSDFKYKRTYTNGPMWAPVTGFASQAFDANQIEKLEDGILTGNDDRLFFDSTMAMFTGEKKKGGDVVTTLDGKAQEAAFKGLGDKKGAVAAIDPQTGRILALASTPSYDPSVFAGNSLEDSENRQKLLTDKDKPMVNRALRETYPPGSTFKVVTAAAALENGVVEDIDAPTDTPEPYIIPLSRTPMKNSHGNCEKASLNAAMEVSCNSVFANLGDKVSRDKMVETAQKFGFNNAEIDTPVRASASVYNKTMDRGGNALSSIGQFDTAATPLQMAMVTAAIANDGKLMKPYMIDQLRAPDLDVIQTFEPEEMSRPVSQENAQLLQQMMENVVDQGTGTKAQIKGVTVGGKTGTAQHGVGNSKRPYAWFISYAKTDNGSPVAVAVVVEDSSGIARDDISGGGLAAPIARDVMKAVLDGKE; translated from the coding sequence GTGAACAAGCCCCTGCGCCGCATCGCGCTCTTCTGCGGCATCCTGGTCCTCGCCCTGCTCATCCGGGACAACTGGCTCCAGTACGTCCGCGCGGACGAGCTCAACACGCACAAGCTCAACCGCCGGGTCCAGATCGAGCGCTACGCCTACGAGCGCGGCAACATCATCGTCGACGGCAAGCCCATCACCGGCTCGGTCGAGACCAAGGGCAGCGACTTCAAGTACAAGCGCACCTACACGAACGGCCCCATGTGGGCTCCGGTCACCGGCTTCGCCTCCCAGGCCTTCGACGCCAACCAGATCGAGAAGCTCGAGGACGGGATCCTTACCGGCAACGACGACCGGCTGTTCTTCGACAGCACGATGGCGATGTTCACGGGCGAGAAGAAGAAGGGCGGCGACGTCGTCACCACCCTGGACGGCAAGGCCCAGGAGGCCGCGTTCAAGGGCCTCGGCGACAAGAAGGGCGCCGTCGCGGCGATCGACCCGCAGACCGGGAGGATCCTGGCGCTGGCCTCGACGCCGTCGTACGACCCGTCGGTCTTCGCGGGCAACTCCCTCGAGGACTCGGAGAACCGCCAGAAGCTGCTCACCGACAAAGACAAGCCGATGGTGAACCGCGCGCTGCGCGAGACCTACCCGCCCGGCTCCACGTTCAAGGTCGTCACCGCGGCGGCCGCGCTGGAGAACGGCGTGGTCGAGGACATCGACGCGCCGACCGACACACCCGAGCCGTACATCATCCCGCTGTCGCGGACGCCGATGAAGAACTCGCACGGCAACTGCGAGAAGGCGAGCCTCAACGCGGCCATGGAGGTGTCCTGCAACTCCGTCTTCGCCAATCTCGGTGACAAGGTGTCCCGGGACAAGATGGTGGAGACGGCCCAGAAGTTCGGCTTCAACAACGCCGAGATCGACACCCCGGTCCGGGCCTCCGCTTCCGTCTACAACAAGACCATGGACCGCGGAGGCAACGCACTGTCCTCGATCGGCCAGTTCGACACGGCCGCCACGCCGCTGCAGATGGCCATGGTCACCGCGGCGATCGCCAACGACGGCAAGCTGATGAAGCCGTACATGATCGACCAGCTGCGGGCGCCGGACCTGGACGTCATCCAGACCTTCGAGCCGGAGGAGATGAGCCGCCCGGTCTCGCAGGAGAACGCGCAGCTCCTCCAGCAGATGATGGAGAACGTCGTCGACCAGGGCACCGGCACCAAGGCGCAGATCAAGGGCGTCACCGTCGGCGGCAAGACCGGTACCGCCCAGCACGGTGTCGGCAACAGCAAGCGCCCCTACGCCTGGTTCATCTCCTACGCCAAGACCGACAACGGTTCGCCGGTCGCGGTCGCCGTGGTCGTGGAGGACTCCAGCGGCATCGCGCGGGACGACATCAGCGGTGGCGGGCTGGCCGCTCCCATCGCGCGTGACGTGATGAAGGCGGTGCTCGACGGCAAGGAGTGA